One window of Athalia rosae chromosome 2, iyAthRosa1.1, whole genome shotgun sequence genomic DNA carries:
- the LOC105685809 gene encoding sideroflexin-1, giving the protein MSASETGQRKNSAGPDIDKPKWDQGSYIGRARHFFTVTNPMNVFATPEQLSEASDIVHKYRKGESLEKLGITEEKLWSCKYLYDSAYHPDTGEKMIIIGRMSAQVPMNMLITGCMMTFYKSTPAVIFWQWCNQSFNALVNYTNRSGSSPIAVSTLVQSYVGATGGALFTALSLNHLAKKGPPLAGRLVPLAAVAAANCVNIPLMRITELQEGIELQNDKGQKVGASVSAAKQAITSVTLSRILMASPSMVLAPLLMNYLDKRNLLKRVPWAGGPIQVALCGVCLTFATPLCCALFAQRVSVPVNSLEPEVQEQIRAKDPEAQIVYYNKGL; this is encoded by the exons atgtCCGCAAGTGAAACTGGTCAGCGGAAGAATAGTGCAGGGCCCGATATAGATAAACCGAAATGGGATCAAGGATCTTACATCGGAAGGGCTCGCCATTTTTTTACCGTGACAAATCCTATGAACGTATTTGCAACCCCGGAACAACTATCCGAAGCAAGCGATATCGTTCAcaaatatag GAAAGGTGAGAGTCTTGAGAAGCTCGGAATAACTGAGGAAAAATTATGGAGCTGCAAATATCTTTACGACAGTGCATATCATCCGGACACGGGAGaaaagatgataataattggcaGAATGAGTGCCCAGGTGCCTATGAATATGCTGATCACGGGCTGTATGATGACCTTCTACAa aTCAACCCCAGCGGTCATATTCTGGCAATGGTGCAATCAGTCCTTCAATGCATTGGTGAATTACACGAATCGAAGTGGATCGAGTCCGATCGCAGTTTCTACACTAGTACAAAGTTACGTTGGAGCAACTGGAGGTGCCCTTTTTACAGCGCTATCTCTTAACCACCTAGCAAAAAAAGGGCCACCTCTGGCCGGAAGATTAGTACCCCTAGCGGCAGTGGCAGCTGCGAATTGCGTTAATATACCACTTATGCGAATAACAGAATTACAAGAAGGAATCGAACTCCAAAATGATAAAGGGCAAAAAGTCGGGGCGAGCGTATCCGCTGCTAAACAGGCTATCACTTCTGTTACACTTTCGCGAATTCTCATGGCATCACCGAGCATGG TCCTGGCACCACTTTTGATGAACTACTTGGACAAGAGAAATCTACTAAAACGCGTCCCATGGGCTGGAGGACCTATCCAAGTGGCCCTTTGCGGAGTGTGCTTGACCTTCGCAACACCTCTTTGTTGCGCTTTATTCGCGCAACGTGTCTCAGTTCCTGTTAACTCGTTGGAACCGGAAGTTCAAGAACAAATCCGGGCTAAAGATCCGGAAGCACAAATCGTATACTACAACAAGGGTCTATAA
- the LOC105685810 gene encoding 39S ribosomal protein L2, mitochondrial, translating to MSAVVVTRCLIKRLFNLSGLKQLSCSQQQRNTSWKPVDKPEPGVKGKSYRRIVHFPEEYTIKPLEVTNLAGRDPVSGRLVAKGIGGGIKHKYHWIDWCRDGPTDENEKPKEERVLQIIKDGCRTAFIALVASGQKLKYILATENMKPGDLIRTSKALPRIPVRAFEGDAYPLGALPNGTLVHCVEKYPGAGGCLIHAAGTFGTILRRDGDDRVIVRMPSKKEFSLYRTCMATVGRLSNIPHGTTPIGSAQRNRELGNRPRSGLWQRKSGRHGRKIRPPPPVRRFGGDDKPIEDQYVKMTLHV from the exons ATGTCGGCGGTCGTGGTTACTCGTTGTTTAATTAAACGGCTGTTTAATTTATCGGGATTAAAACAGTTATCGTGCAGTCAGCAGCAGAGAAACACATCATGGAAACCAGTGGATAAACCTGAGCCAGGTGTGAAGGGAAAATCGTATCGCCGCATCGTTCATTTCCCTGAAGAATACACGATCAAACCATTGGAGGTTACTAACCTAGCTGGTAGAGATCCCGTCTCAG GCAGACTGGTGGCAAAGGGTATTGGAGGTGGTATAAAGCACAAGTATCACTGGATAGACTGGTGCAGAGACGGTCCAACTGATGAGAATGAGAAGCCTAAAGAGGAAAGAGTTTTGCAAATAATTAAGGATGGTTGCAGGACAGCATTTATCGCACTTGTGGCTAGCGGTCAGAAgctaaaatatattttggcTACGGAAAATATGAAACCAGGTGATCTAATCCGTACGTCCAAAGCCTTACCTCGCATTCCTGTGAGAGCTTTTGAAGGAGATGCTTATCCTCTGGGAGCCTTGCCTAACGGCACGCTTGTTCACTGTGTTGAGAAATACCCCGGAGCTGGAGGATGTTTGATTCATGCTGCTGGTACCTTTGGAACAATTCTTCGTCGTGATGGTGACGATAGAGTTATAGTTCGAATGCCTAGTAAGAAGGAGTTCAGTCTGTACCGAACATGTATGGCAACGGTAGGTAGGCTCTCCAACATACCCCATGGCACCACCCCCATTGGCAGTGCGCAGAGAAATCGAGAACTTGGCAATCGCCCCAGAAGTGGTTTGTGGCAACGCAAAAGTGGACGGCATGGTCGCAAGATCCGTCCCCCACCTCCTGTGAGACGTTTTGGCGGTGATGACAAACCAATAGAAGATCAATATGTTAAAATGACCTTGCACGTATAA
- the LOC105685775 gene encoding prostaglandin reductase 1-like, whose product MVIAKKYILTKHFQGVPKRSDLKIVEEELPALQDGEYLIKAEYLSVDPYMRIYISRYPVGSVMIGIQVGKVIESKHEDFPVGRYVVANAGWRTHTIIDGNKGTGRTLVPEYLLPDSNDFPVSTGLGVLGMPGNTAYFGLIELCQPKAGETLVVSGAAGAVGSHVGQIGKILGLKVIGIAGTDAKCKWLREELGFDHTINYKTQDVAVALRETAVDKVDCYFDNVGGEISSIVINQMNQFGRVAVCGSISSYNTDANALPKATIIQPALLLSQLKIEGFVVGRWADRWMEGIEQNLKWLKENKLKYKETVTEGFENMFDAFVEMLHGENTGKAVVKA is encoded by the exons ATGGTAATAgcaaagaaatatattttgacTAAGCACTTCCAAGGGGTGCCAAAAAGGTCAGACTTGAAAATTGTAGAGGAAGAATTGCCAGCTCTGCAAGATGGAG aatatctTATCAAAGCAGAGTATTTATCAGTTGACCCATACATGCGGATTTACATAAGCCGGTATCCAGTGGGAAGTGTCATGATTGGTATCCAAGTGGGGAAAGTTATAGAATCAAAACATGAAGATTTTCCAGTTGGCAGATACGTTGTTGCTAATGCAGGTTGGAGAACGCATACGATTATCGATGGAAACAAAGGCACAGGACGAACTCTTGTGCCTGAATATCTTCTACCTGATTCCAATGATTTTCCCGTTTCTACTGGACTTGGAGTACTAGGAATGCCAGG GAATACCGCATATTTTGGACTGATTGAACTGTGTCAACCAAAAGCTGGAGAAACGCTTGTAGTAAGCGGTGCGGCTGGTGCAGTCGGATCTCATGTTGGACAAATTGGAAAGATTCTAGGTTTAAAAGTCATTGGAATTGCTGGGACCGATGCAAAGTGCAAGTGGCTCAGGGAAGAGTTGGGATTTGATCATACGATTAACTACAAAACTCAAGATGTTGCTGTAGCCTTGAGGGAGACTGCTGTGGACAAAGTTGACTGTTACTTCGATAAT GTTGGCGGAGAAATTTCCAGCATTGTTATAAACCAAATGAACCAATTTGGCCGTGTGGCTGTCTGTGGGAGTATTTCTTCGTATAATACCGATGCCAACGCATTACCCAAAGCTACTATCATTCAACCAGCTTTACTATTGTCACAACTGAAAATTGAAGGATTTGTGGTTGGTCGATGGGCCGATAGATGGATGGAGGGTATTGAACAAAATCTGAAGTGGTTGAAGGAAAACAAACTGAAGTACAAGGAAACGGTCACAGAAGGATTTGAAAACATGTTTGATGCTTTTGTTGAAATGTTGCACGGAGAAAACACTGGAAAGGCTGTTGTGAAAGCTTGA